A genomic stretch from Arachis stenosperma cultivar V10309 chromosome 3, arast.V10309.gnm1.PFL2, whole genome shotgun sequence includes:
- the LOC130969818 gene encoding probable mediator of RNA polymerase II transcription subunit 19b codes for MDLEGNRFGMGHKELGGGRDLINQYKLWPYYEFFCKRSLPSSISDTHYLHNVVGDKKIRKGEGMGLHQFCKNTNTSERKASLHPFELDVLNEAFHMREMGPMQLSTSQKGLRTAKPKSEKQSKGNKMEKIEDKTVDRKDEKHSKHKVHEVKDGSCIENNVIRRHDSHPLQLKNRQDKKRRAETSNDPSVCKRPPNTRK; via the exons ATGGATCTTGAAGGCAACAGATTTGGGATGG GACATAAAGAACTTGGAGGTGGACGAGATCTCATAAACCAGTATAAGCTCTGGCCATACTATGAATTCTTCTGCAAGAGGTCACTTCCATCATCAATTTCGGACACGCACTATCTTCACAATGTGGTCGGTGACAAAAAAATTAGGAAGGGAGAAGGAATGGGACTGCATCAGTTCTGTAAGAACACCAACACAAGTGAGAGAAAAGCTTCCTTACATCCTTTTGAGTTGGATGTGCTAAATGAAGCTTTCCACATGAGGGAAATGGGTCCCATGCAGCTTTCTACT TCGCAAAAGGGGCTAAGGACCGCAAAGCCAAAGTCAGAGAAACAATCAAAAGGCAACAAGATGGAGAAAATTGAGGACAAAACTGTTGATAGGAAGGATGAAAAACATAGTAAGCATAAAGTACATGAGGTAAAGGATGGAAGTTGTATAGAGAACAATGTAATTAGGCGCCATGATTCTCATCCCTTGCAATTAAAGAATCGACAAGACAAG AAAAGGAGGGCTGAGACAAGCAATGATCCTTCTGTTTGCAAGAGACCACCAAATACAAGAAAGTGA
- the LOC130965419 gene encoding uncharacterized protein LOC130965419 codes for MAGQAGKAAAGNVAKAVAAAEYQYPWREKLAKYKDELAKGVWGYWELGAWKPLSISARRRARLRKEVLLAGEDWQFDPERKEMRTRRKGHKCDRIAAEKRENTARLMEKMPEMLLDYKKRRWQKKMKEEDKGKL; via the coding sequence ATGGCGGGGCAGGCAGGGAAAGCTGCAGCTGGTAATGTGGCGAAGGCGGTAGCGGCAGCGGAGTATCAGTATCCGTGGCGTGAGAAGTTGGCTAAATACAAGGATGAACTTGCCAAGGGTGTGTGGGGGTACTGGGAGCTGGGGGCATGGAAGCCCCTCAGCATCAGCGCCAGGCGGAGGGCTAGGCTTCGCAAGGAAGTTCTTCTTGCTGGGGAAGATTGGCAGTTTGATCCGGAAAGGAAGGAGATGAGAACAAGGAGGAAAGGGCACAAGTGCGATAGGATAGCCGCGGAGAAGAGGGAGAACACGGCCAGGTTGATGGAGAAGATGCCGGAAATGTTGCTAGATTACAAGAAGAGAAGGTGGCAGAAGAAGATGAAGGAAGAAGACAAAGGCAAACTGTGA
- the LOC130967914 gene encoding hydroxyproline O-galactosyltransferase GALT2-like, whose protein sequence is MRRTKSDPSISRRFKLSHFLFGIGGLYLVFIACKFPKFLRTVSTLSGVESDGRLDGEDDGGSEDSDLSKSFVSSVYRDALHRRLVDNRDQGAPLRPSMEPMKEAEHGPEPLKKIPLRYGRITGEIMHDQQRINELPVFERMAEEAWMLGLKAWNEADEIVQKEQGESSIFDEKPESCPSWVSMSGDELLKGDNLMFLPCGLAAGSSITVVGTPHHAHKEYVPQLSKSKKGEGLVSVSQFMVELQGLKTVDGEDPPKILHLNPRIRGDWSKQPVIEHNTCYRMHWGSSQRCDGLPSGDEDGMLVDGYKKCERWMRNEIVDSKESKTTSWFKRFIGRKQKPAVTWPFPFIEGRMFVLTLRAGVDGFHINVGGRHVTSFPYRTGFTLEDATGLAVKGNVDVHSIHATSLPTSHPSFSPQRVLEMSESWKASPLPKHPIKLLIGVLSASNHFAERMAVRKTWMQSPAIKYSDVVVRFFVALNPRKEINAVLKKEAAYFGDIVILPFMDRYELVVLKTVAICEFGIKNVSAAYVMKCDDDTFIRVDKVLKEIEKVPQRKSLYMGNLNLLHRPLRNGKWAVTYEEWPEEVYPPYANGPAYVISSDIVTFILSQHKYRKLRLFKMEDVSMGMWVERYNTSTGAVHYAHNWKFCQYGCMDGYFTAHYQSPRQMICLWDKLSKGQGRPRCCNFR, encoded by the exons ATGAGGAGAACGAAAAGTGATCCTTCCATTTCGAGAAGGTTTAAGTTGTCTCATTTTTTGTTTGGCATTGGGGGGTTATACTTGGTATTTATAGCATGTAAGTTTCCAAAGTTTCTAAGAACTGTATCAACGCTAAGTGGGGTTGAGAGTGATGGTAGATTGGATGGGGAAGATGATGGAGGCTCTGAAGATTCAGATTTGAGCAAGTCTTTTGTGAGTTCTGTTTATAGAGATGCACTTCACCGGAGGTTAGTGGATAATAGGGACCAGGGTGCACCCTTGAGGCCAAGTATGGAGCCAATGAAGGAGGCAGAACATGGTCCTGAACCCTTGAAGAAGATTCCTCTGCGATATGGTAGGATAACTGGGGAAATCATGCATGACCAGCAGAGGATAAATGAATTGCCTGTGTTTGAGAGAATGGCAGAAGAGGCATGGATGTTAGGGTTAAAGGCCTGGAATGAAGCAGATGAGATTGTTCAGAAGGAGCAAGGAGAAAGCTCTATTTTTGATGAAAAACCTGAGTCATGCCCTTCATGGGTATCAATGAGTGGGGATGAACTGCTGAAAGGAGATAATTTGATGTTTCTTCCTTGCGGGCTTGCAGCCGGTTCTTCCATCACTGTGGTTGGGACACCTCATCATGCTCATAAGGAGTATGTTCCCCAGCTTTCCAAGTcgaagaaaggtgaaggattggTTTCAGTTTCACAGTTCATGGTTGAATTGCAAGGGCTAAAGACAGTGGATGGGGAGGATCCTCCAAAAATTCTTCATTTGAATCCTCGAATAAGAGGGGATTGGAGCAAACAGCCAGTTATCGAGCATAACACCTGTTATCGAATGCATTGGGGATCATCTCAAAGGTGTGATGGTCTGCCATCTGGGGATGAAGATGGAATGCTTG TCGATGGATACAAAAAATGTGAAAGATGGATGCGGAATGAGATTGTGGACTCAAAAGAGTCCAAGACGACATCATGGTTTAAGCGGTTTATAGGGCGTAAACAGAAGCCAGCAGTGACCTGGCCATTTCCTTTTATAGAGGGTAGAATGTTTGTCCTTACGCTGCGTGCTGGCGTTGATGGATTTCATATTAATGTTGGGGGTCGCCATGTAACTTCATTTCCATACCGCACT GGTTTTACACTTGAAGATGCTACAGGATTGGCAGTTAAAGGGAACGTGGATGTTCATTCAATTCATGCCACCTCTCTTCCTACTTCCCATCCTAGTTTCTCACCTCAAAGAGTACTGGAAATGTCAGAGTCCTGGAAAGCCAGTCCTTTACCCAAACACCCTATTAAACTTCTCATTGGAGTGCTTTCTGCTTCAAATCACTTCGCAGAACGTATGGCGGTTAGAAAAACATGGATGCAATCACCTGCAATAAAGTATTCAGATGTAGTAGTACGGTTCTTTGTTGCACTG AATCCAAGGAAGGAAATAAATGCAGTGCTGAAGAAGGAGGCTGCTTACTTTGGCGATATTGTCATTTTGCCCTTTATGGATCGCTATGAGCTTGTTGTGCTTAAAACTGTGGCCATTTGTGAGTTTGGG ATTAAGAATGTGAGTGCTGCATATGTTATGAAATGTGATGATGATACGTTCATTAGGGTGGATAAAGTCTTGAAAGAAATCGAGAAGGTACCCCAGAGAAAGTCCCTTTATATGGGCAATCTCAATCTCTTGCATCGACCTCTCAGAAATGGCAAATGGGCTGTTACTTATGAG GAGTGGCCAGAAGAAGTATATCCTCCTTATGCAAATGGGCCTGCTTATGTAATTTCCAGTGACATAGTTACTTTCATCTTATCTCAACATAAATATAGGAAGCTAAGG CTGTTCAAAATGGAGGATGTAAGTATGGGAATGTGGGTTGAGCGGTATAATACAAGCACAGGAGCAGTCCATTACGCGCACAACTGGAAGTTTTGTCAGTATGGATGCATGGATGGCTACTTCACTGCACACTACCAATCACCAAGGCAGATGATTTGTCTTTGGGACAAATTATCAAAAGGCCAAGGTCGACCACGTTGCTGCAATTTCAGATGA
- the LOC130967299 gene encoding topless-related protein 1-like → MSHHHSNSSSPPLSSPTTIITTSLPPFSPAPFPPTTILPLPLPPPPPSHRSRSQTLSLASPPSLPSIVLSSTLTTLSSLLAPLTSSSKVSPNSSPTKGMDPNVERAEPSKDTSSEVRSAISPNFTVNVVRTLEEESSPTSIDFHPASDAVLLVGTDNGTVLIWDVKAGVKLYFHHFVVWDLLVCCTTVQDLENDKKLRVSVNKVLWCGPSGSYFGVAFSQHLVHVYRRGSGGIVYVNKEIDAHDGSVNDLAFSHQKPHSSVILMLITCGDDRKIHVWNADTTALLYTFDGHSAPVCSICPYLKNEVHLILSTSIDGKMKTWLYHKRGGGGNIDCPGVGDCKLDYNAANNRLFLCGITKDRESYFVEWDEVKRCIKRSYKGLKNPCSSTIKFSSSPNQILAAGDEHMVKFWSMDNVELLTSTDADGELPECPYICFNRRSTLLAVCAKENKIKILEISNENLGKHECIKRSDSNEIWPNYWNVSEICEPSQCQSLQLPVHTKHMIDRLTYNNAGSCIFALALNGSVVRWMWPCGHTNLDGKANTKVSPKSFHPILRNDLKKHNRKDQASCLTVSKDDQYILSSSGAEINLFDLYLSRDLFVS, encoded by the exons ATGTCCCACCACCATTCAAACTCCTCTTCACCACCACTCTCATCCCCAACTACCATAATCACAACCAGCTTGCCGCCCTTCTCTCCGGCGCCCTTTCCTCCGACGACAATACTCCCACTCCCTCTTCCTCCACCACCTCCGTCTCATCGGTCGCGCTCTCAGACCCTTTCCCTTGCCTCGCCACCATCGCTTCCCTCCATCGTGTTATCCTCTACCCTCACAACTCTCTCCTCGTTACTCGCTCCGCTCACTTCTTCTTCCAAGGTCTCTCCCAACTCCTCTCCGACAA AAGGGATGGATCCTAATGTAGAACGGGCGGAGCCCTCTAAGGATACTTCGTCTGAG GTGAGATCAGCCATATCACCAAACTTTACCGTAAATGTTGTTCGAACATTGGAAGAGGAGTCGTCTCCTACTAGCATTGACTTTCATCCTGCTTCAGATGCGGTTCTTCTGG TTGGAACAGATAACGGCACTGTACTAATTTGGGATGTCAAGGCTGGTGTGAAACTTTACTTCCACCATTTTGTAGTTTGGGATTTATTAGTGTGTTGCACTACAGTTCAG GATCTGGAGAATGATAAAAAATTGAGAGTTTCTGTTAACAAAGTCTTGTGGTGTGGTCCTAGTGGCTCATATTTTG GGGTAGCATTTTCTCAACACCTTGTTCATGTATATCGTCGTGGCTCTGGTGGTATCGTTTACGTGAATAAAGAA ATTGATGCTCATGATGGCAGTGTCAATGATCTTGCATTTTCCCATCAGAAGCCGCATTCATCAGTCATACTGATGCTCATAACATGTGGAGATGACAGGAAAATACATGTGTGGAATGCTGATACTACAGCCTTACTTTATACTTTTGACGGTCACAGTGCTCCAGTTTGTTCAATCTGTCCTTACTTGAAGAATGAGGTTCAT TTAATCCTTTCAACGTCAATTGATGGAAAGATGAAGACATGGTTATATCACAAGAGGGGAGGAGGAGGCAATATTGATTGCCCTGGAGTTGGAGATTGCAAATTGGATTACAATGCTGCTAATAACAG GCTGTTCTTGTGCGGAATCACCAAGGATAGAGAGTCATATTTTGTGGAATGGGATGAAGTTAAAAGATGCATAAAAAGGTCATACAAAGGGCTTAAGAATCCATGCTCTTCAACCATCAAATTCAGTTCATCTCCAAACCAAATTTTGGCTGCTGGTGATGAACATATGGTTAAATTTTGGAGCATGGACAATGTTGAGCTCTTGACAAGCACGGATGCCGATGGAGAATTACCT GAATGTCCATACATTTGTTTCAATAGAAGGAGCACATTACTTGCTGTATGTGCaaaagaaaacaagatcaaaattttagaaatttcCAATGAAAACTTGGGAAAG CATGAGTGCATAAAAAGGTCTGATTCAAATGAAATATGGCCGAACTATTGGAATGTTTCTGAAATTTGTGAACCATCTCAGTGCCAGAGTTTGCAACTGCCTGTTCATACCAAACATATG ATTGATAGATTGACTTACAATAATGCTGGAAGTTGCATTTTTGCATTGGCATTGAACGGTAGTGTTGTGCGTTGGATGTGGCCATGTGGCCATACTAACTTGGATGGCAAG GCAAATACAAAGGTTTCCCCTAAGAGCTTTCATCCGATCTTGAGGAATGACCTTAAAAAACACAACAGAAAAGACCAAGCTTCATGCCTTACTGTGTCAAAAGATGATCAGTATATCCTGTCCTCGTCAGGGGCTGAAATCAACCTCTTTGATCTGTATCTGTCTCGG GATCTTTTTGTTTCATAA
- the LOC130966693 gene encoding phospholipase A1-Igamma1, chloroplastic, whose product MFITMALSSSAVIHNHMNMNINMKRFDMARVHQELTLEIPKSKRPNRAMNLAESICNVLHRPPSRSIDLLRYHEEKLSTPTMSPREDISQKWRQIHGCSNWENILDPLHPCLRREILKYGEFSQATYDAFDYDSLSQYCGSCRYNRNKLFQKLGLSRNGYAVTKYIYAMSHIDLPRWLERSLVPDTWSRDSNWIGYVAVSDDQETRRIGRRDIVVAWRGTVAPCEWYEDFQRKLDPIGKKGAKVEHGFLSIYTSKSDTTRYNKSSASDQVMKEITKLVKFYEEKGEEVSVTITGHSLGGALALLNAYEAAYKVPNNVPISVISFGAPRVGNITFKQELEEMGVKTLRVVVKQDWVHRMPGLVFNEAFKVFDEITSLEWVYTHVGAELKLDVGSSPYLKGGGMNLSGFHSLETYLHLVDGYLSSETPFRNEAKRDVALVNKYCDMLVDELRIPQSWYQLANKGLVCNDHGRWVKPKRDPDDIPSHHDDPLVPDETQTYMMTLVSS is encoded by the coding sequence atGTTCATCACCATGGCACTCTCCAGTTCCGCCGTAATCCACAACCACATGAACATGAACATAAACATGAAACGGTTCGATATGGCTCGAGTTCATCAAGAATTGACTCTTGAAATTCCAAAATCAAAGAGGCCAAACAGGGCGATGAATTTGGCGGAATCCATTTGCAATGTCCTTCATCGTCCTCCTTCACGCAGCATAGACTTGCTAAGGTACCATGAAGAGAAACTTTCAACGCCAACCATGTCTCCAAGAGAAGATATCTCACAAAAATGGCGCCAAATCCACGGTTGCTCAAACTGGGAGAACATTCTAGATCCTCTTCATCCCTGCCTACGCAGAGAAATTCTCAAGTACGGAGAATTCTCACAAGCCACCTACGACGCCTTTGATTATGACTCTCTCTCCCAGTACTGTGGCAGTTGCCGTTACAACCGTAACAAACTCTTTCAGAAATTGGGTCTTTCTAGAAACGGTTACGCCGTTACTAAGTACATATATGCCATGTCACACATCGATCTGCCACGCTGGCTTGAGAGGTCCCTCGTGCCTGACACGTGGAGCAGAGACTCCAATTGGATTGGTTACGTGGCTGTAAGCGATGACCAAGAGACACGTAGGATTGGAAGGCGGGACATCGTGGTTGCGTGGCGTGGCACGGTGGCGCCATGCGAGTGGTACGAGGATTTTCAGAGGAAATTGGATCCAATTGGGAAAAAAGGCGCCAAAGTGGAGCATGGCTTTTTAAGCATTTACACTTCCAAGAGTGACACAACAAGGTATAATAAATCAAGTGCGTCTGATCAGGTGATGAAGGAGATTACAAAATTGGTGAAATTCTATGAAGAAAAGGGTGAGGAAGTTAGTGTCACAATCACTGGGCATAGCCTGGGTGGTGCATTGGCATTGCTGAATGCATATGAAGCAGCATATAAAGTTCCAAATAATGTTCCAATTAGTGTAATATCTTTTGGGGCACCAAGAGTTGGAAACATTACATTCAAACAAGAGTTGGAAGAAATGGGAGTGAAGACACTGCGTGTTGTGGTGAAGCAAGATTGGGTGCATAGAATGCCAGGGCTTGTTTTCAATGAGGCCTTCAAGGTGTTTGATGAAATAACAAGTTTGGAATGGGTTTACACACACGTTGGTGCTGAGTTGAAACTTGATGTTGGTTCATCTCCTTATCTCAAAGGTGGAGGGATGAACTTGTCAGGGTTTCATAGCTTGGAGACATACCTTcaccttgttgatggctacttGAGCAGTGAGACACCGTTTAGGAATGAAGCTAAAAGGGATGTTGCTTTGGTTAATAAGTATTGTGACATGCTTGTTGATGAGCTTAGGATTCCACAATCTTGGTACCAATTAGCTAACAAAGGTTTGGTCTGTAATGATCATGGAAGATGGGTCAAACCCAAAAGAGACCCTGATGATATTCCTTCACACCATGATGACCCTCTTGTTCCAGATGAAACGCAAACATATATGATGACTTTGGTGTCCTCTTAG